One part of the Thermococcus litoralis DSM 5473 genome encodes these proteins:
- a CDS encoding XTP/dITP diphosphatase — protein MRLVFVTSNKGKVEEVRKYLSPLGVEVVQKSIKYPEIQANTLEDVVAFGVEWLKDHITEPFFIDDSGLFIESLKGFPGVYSAYVYKTLGNEGILKLMEGIKDRRAYFKSVIGYYDGELHIFTGIVHGKIINEKRGSKGFGFDPIFMPEGYDKTFAEMEIEEKNKISHRGLALKEFTRWLKENLKKD, from the coding sequence ATGCGACTAGTGTTTGTAACATCCAATAAGGGAAAAGTCGAAGAGGTTAGAAAATACCTTTCCCCTCTGGGTGTAGAGGTTGTGCAGAAGAGTATAAAATATCCCGAGATACAGGCAAACACTCTAGAAGATGTTGTCGCTTTTGGGGTAGAGTGGTTAAAGGATCACATAACAGAGCCGTTTTTCATAGATGACTCCGGTCTTTTTATTGAGAGTTTGAAGGGATTTCCAGGAGTTTATTCAGCCTACGTTTACAAAACCCTAGGAAATGAAGGAATTCTCAAGCTTATGGAGGGAATTAAAGACAGAAGAGCATACTTCAAAAGCGTGATAGGGTATTACGATGGAGAGCTTCACATATTTACGGGAATTGTGCACGGAAAAATAATCAATGAGAAACGCGGCAGTAAGGGATTTGGATTCGACCCAATATTCATGCCGGAAGGTTATGACAAGACGTTTGCTGAGATGGAAATAGAAGAAAAAAACAAAATCTCCCACAGAGGACTAGCCCTAAAGGAGTTTACACGATGGCTAAAAGAAAATCTTAAAAAGGATTGA